In a genomic window of Salegentibacter salegens:
- a CDS encoding efflux RND transporter periplasmic adaptor subunit yields the protein MKKKTLFIIIGIALALIVLLIVGKKAGWFGKSGNFKEVEITKIEPIDIIETVSATGKIQPEIEVKLSSEVSGEIIELPIVEGQAVEKGDLLVRVNPDIYQSSVNRAQAGLETSRANYAQAQASLKQAEANYNRNKSLFEKGVISKAEWDRIVSEYEVAQANKESAYYNMQSTSATVKEAKDNLGRTNIYAPMSGTISKLDAELGERVVGTQQMAGTEILRVANLTNMEVEVDVNENDIVKVQVGDSTTVEVDAYLGKEFNGIVTEISNSADATLTTDQVTNFKVKVRILEKSYKDLLEGKADNYSPFRPGMTATVDIITNRKDNIIGIPISAIVIKNDTTAEKSADQKYEAVFLKEGEKAELRKVSTGIQDDSNIEITEGLAEGETVITGPYNTVTKSLKEGDDVEVINK from the coding sequence ATGAAGAAAAAGACGCTATTTATAATTATAGGAATTGCTCTCGCGCTTATTGTCTTGCTTATAGTAGGTAAAAAAGCCGGCTGGTTTGGTAAATCTGGTAATTTTAAGGAAGTAGAAATAACCAAAATTGAACCTATAGATATTATAGAAACTGTTTCGGCAACCGGAAAAATCCAGCCGGAAATTGAAGTAAAATTATCTTCAGAAGTTTCCGGGGAAATAATTGAACTTCCCATTGTTGAAGGTCAAGCTGTAGAAAAAGGAGATTTATTGGTTAGGGTTAATCCTGATATTTATCAATCTAGCGTAAATAGAGCTCAGGCCGGATTAGAAACTTCAAGAGCGAATTATGCACAGGCCCAGGCAAGTTTAAAACAAGCAGAAGCTAATTATAACCGAAACAAAAGTCTTTTTGAAAAAGGAGTGATTTCTAAAGCAGAATGGGACAGGATTGTTTCAGAATATGAAGTAGCACAGGCTAATAAAGAATCGGCTTATTACAATATGCAAAGCACTTCGGCTACGGTAAAAGAAGCTAAAGACAACCTGGGGCGTACTAATATTTATGCACCTATGAGCGGCACAATTTCAAAACTGGATGCCGAACTTGGAGAAAGGGTAGTAGGAACCCAGCAAATGGCCGGTACCGAAATTCTTAGGGTTGCCAATCTTACCAATATGGAAGTAGAAGTAGATGTGAATGAGAATGATATCGTAAAGGTGCAGGTTGGAGATTCTACCACCGTGGAGGTCGATGCCTATTTAGGGAAAGAATTTAATGGAATCGTTACGGAAATATCAAACTCGGCCGATGCTACCCTTACTACAGATCAGGTGACCAACTTTAAGGTGAAAGTTCGTATTTTAGAAAAATCTTACAAAGATCTTTTAGAAGGAAAAGCAGATAATTATTCTCCCTTTAGACCAGGAATGACCGCTACAGTAGATATAATTACTAATAGAAAAGACAATATAATAGGAATTCCTATAAGTGCGATTGTGATTAAAAATGATACCACTGCAGAGAAAAGTGCTGATCAAAAATATGAAGCTGTATTTCTAAAAGAAGGAGAGAAAGCAGAACTTAGAAAAGTTTCTACTGGCATCCAGGACGACAGCAATATTGAAATTACTGAAGGTTTAGCCGAAGGGGAAACCGTGATCACAGGACCTTATAATACCGTAACAAAAAGCCTGAAAGAAGGCGATGATGTTGAGGTAATTAATAAATAA
- a CDS encoding dodecin family protein: protein MSIVKVIEILANSTESWEDATKKAVKHAAKTVKNIKSVYVKEQSALVNGENITEFRVNVKISFEIS, encoded by the coding sequence ATGTCTATTGTAAAAGTAATTGAGATTTTGGCGAATTCTACCGAAAGCTGGGAAGATGCTACAAAAAAAGCAGTGAAACACGCCGCGAAAACTGTAAAAAATATAAAATCAGTTTATGTTAAAGAACAAAGCGCACTTGTGAATGGAGAAAACATTACCGAATTTAGGGTTAATGTAAAAATCTCTTTTGAAATTAGTTAG
- a CDS encoding thioredoxin domain-containing protein has protein sequence MSAAKFTNSLINETSPYLLQHAHNPVNWKAWNSQTLKKAREEDKLLLISVGYSACHWCHVMEHESFEDENVAEIMNEHFINIKVDREERPDIDQVYMNAVQVMTGAGGWPMNIVALPDGRPVWGGTYFRKEQWKDALKKLSGLYQTKPGDMKEYASRLEEGLQQLQLIDTPEDETPFTTDFLHEILEKWKKGLDRKNGGSQGAPKFMLPVNQGFLLRYAVQKRDKELLEHSLRSLNKISYGGVFDHIGGGFSRYSVDERWHVPHFEKMLYDNAQLVSLYSKAFAFTKDSWYKEVVFKTLDFVNEELSDASGAFYSALDADSEDETGNKTEGAYYVWKKDNLQDLLHEDFSIFEAYYNINSFGKWEENNYVLIRSKSDDTIAEEFNLSLSDLQSKKKHWIKKLKNERENRTKPGLDDKSLTSWNALMLNGYVDAYKAFGAPEFLEKAFKNAAFLQKHQFKKDFRLWHNYKNGKSSINAYLEDYVFCTEAFMNLYEATFEEKWLEIAEKLILVCLEDFQDKKTGLFYFTSSKDKALITRNYELNDNVMPASNSVMAKNLFKISKITGNQKYYDLAAKMLKTLTPQIKTYPQSYANWLDLMLNYTETFYEVAITGKKIISIRKELQQQFFPHTVFAGSTNVSEISLLKNRFKEGKDLIYICSDGKCDLPLNSVEDSVEKIKQF, from the coding sequence ATGTCAGCAGCAAAATTTACCAATAGCCTTATTAATGAGACTAGCCCTTACCTTTTACAACACGCACATAATCCCGTAAACTGGAAGGCCTGGAATTCCCAAACTTTAAAAAAAGCTCGCGAAGAAGATAAACTTCTACTTATTAGCGTTGGCTATTCTGCCTGCCACTGGTGCCACGTGATGGAGCACGAAAGTTTTGAAGATGAAAACGTAGCCGAAATTATGAACGAGCACTTTATAAATATTAAGGTAGATAGGGAAGAACGTCCAGATATAGACCAGGTTTATATGAACGCGGTGCAGGTAATGACCGGCGCCGGCGGTTGGCCTATGAATATTGTTGCCCTACCCGATGGCCGGCCGGTTTGGGGAGGCACCTATTTTAGAAAAGAACAATGGAAGGACGCTTTAAAAAAACTTTCGGGGCTTTATCAAACCAAGCCAGGCGATATGAAAGAATACGCCTCAAGGCTTGAAGAAGGACTTCAGCAATTGCAGCTCATTGACACTCCTGAAGACGAAACTCCCTTCACCACTGATTTTTTACATGAAATCCTTGAAAAATGGAAAAAAGGATTAGACAGGAAAAACGGGGGTTCGCAGGGTGCGCCTAAATTTATGCTTCCGGTGAACCAGGGATTTTTATTAAGGTATGCCGTTCAAAAAAGAGATAAGGAACTGCTAGAGCATTCCCTGCGCAGTCTTAATAAAATCTCCTACGGCGGCGTTTTTGATCATATAGGCGGCGGATTTTCCCGTTATTCGGTAGATGAACGTTGGCACGTGCCTCACTTTGAAAAAATGCTTTATGACAATGCCCAACTGGTAAGTCTTTACAGCAAAGCCTTTGCATTCACAAAAGACAGCTGGTACAAAGAAGTGGTTTTTAAAACCCTTGATTTTGTAAATGAAGAACTCAGCGATGCTTCGGGTGCGTTTTACTCGGCTTTGGATGCCGATAGTGAAGATGAAACTGGAAATAAAACCGAAGGCGCGTATTATGTTTGGAAAAAAGACAATTTACAAGATTTATTACATGAAGATTTTTCAATTTTTGAAGCATATTACAACATCAATTCCTTCGGAAAATGGGAGGAGAATAATTATGTGCTTATTCGGTCTAAAAGTGATGACACGATTGCAGAGGAATTTAATCTTAGCCTTTCAGATTTACAATCAAAGAAAAAGCATTGGATAAAAAAATTAAAAAATGAGCGTGAAAACAGGACAAAACCGGGGCTGGATGATAAAAGTTTAACCTCCTGGAATGCACTAATGCTAAATGGCTATGTAGATGCTTATAAAGCTTTTGGTGCGCCAGAATTCTTAGAAAAGGCTTTTAAAAATGCAGCATTTCTTCAAAAACATCAATTCAAGAAAGATTTTCGGCTTTGGCACAATTATAAAAACGGAAAAAGCTCCATAAATGCCTACCTGGAAGATTATGTATTTTGCACCGAAGCTTTTATGAATTTATACGAAGCTACTTTTGAAGAAAAATGGCTGGAAATTGCAGAGAAATTAATTTTGGTTTGCCTTGAAGATTTTCAGGATAAAAAAACCGGATTATTTTATTTCACTTCCTCAAAAGATAAAGCGCTAATCACCAGAAATTATGAACTAAACGACAATGTGATGCCGGCTTCAAACTCGGTAATGGCTAAAAATCTATTTAAGATTTCCAAAATAACCGGTAACCAAAAATATTACGATCTAGCAGCCAAAATGCTAAAAACGCTTACGCCACAAATAAAGACCTATCCGCAGTCTTACGCCAACTGGCTTGATTTGATGCTCAATTATACTGAAACCTTTTATGAAGTTGCCATTACCGGAAAAAAAATTATTTCGATAAGGAAAGAACTACAACAGCAATTCTTTCCACACACTGTTTTTGCTGGTAGTACCAATGTTTCAGAAATTTCACTCTTAAAGAATAGGTTTAAAGAAGGTAAGGATTTAATTTATATCTGCAGTGACGGAAAATGTGATCTACCCCTAAATTCTGTAGAAGATTCTGTTGAAAAAATAAAACAGTTTTAA
- a CDS encoding mechanosensitive ion channel family protein yields the protein MDKLNDWGAIAREYGEKLIDYLPTLLGALALLFIGLWVIGLIVKYVNKLFKKKDYDKTLEIFTLNAIRWGLRIILFVLVITQLGVQSATLVAAIGAAGLAIGLAMQGSLSNLAGGVLLIILKPFKVGDWIEVQGISGSVVEINLFYTKIDTFGNQRAIIPNGDLSNDNIINYSYNGTRRETLSFGISYDDDLKKAKQVLRDLVEEQEDVLKDPAPQIIVAELGADSVNFSVRYFAENSKFWDLHWFMIEEGKIRLEEAGMTIPYPQRDVYLYDQTKMNGTIEKRSKNKNNANTAD from the coding sequence ATGGATAAATTAAACGATTGGGGCGCCATCGCAAGAGAATATGGAGAAAAACTCATTGATTATTTACCTACTTTATTGGGAGCACTTGCGCTTCTTTTTATTGGGCTTTGGGTAATTGGTTTAATTGTTAAGTATGTAAATAAATTATTCAAAAAGAAAGATTACGATAAAACATTAGAAATTTTCACCTTAAATGCGATTAGATGGGGACTTCGCATCATACTTTTTGTGCTTGTTATTACACAGCTTGGGGTACAAAGTGCTACTTTGGTAGCCGCAATTGGTGCTGCCGGTTTAGCGATTGGTCTTGCCATGCAGGGATCACTTTCCAACCTGGCAGGTGGCGTGTTGCTAATTATTCTTAAACCCTTTAAAGTTGGCGACTGGATAGAAGTCCAGGGGATTTCTGGTTCTGTGGTAGAAATCAACTTGTTTTATACTAAAATAGACACTTTTGGGAATCAACGAGCGATAATACCTAACGGTGATTTGAGTAACGATAATATTATAAATTATAGTTACAATGGTACAAGAAGGGAAACTTTAAGCTTTGGGATTTCTTATGATGATGATTTAAAAAAGGCAAAGCAAGTACTTAGGGATCTTGTGGAAGAGCAGGAAGATGTTCTTAAAGACCCTGCGCCACAAATAATTGTCGCTGAGCTTGGGGCCGATTCTGTAAATTTTTCAGTTAGATACTTTGCTGAAAACAGTAAATTCTGGGATTTACACTGGTTTATGATCGAAGAGGGAAAAATACGACTGGAAGAAGCAGGAATGACTATTCCTTATCCTCAGCGTGATGTTTATCTTTATGATCAAACCAAGATGAATGGTACGATAGAAAAAAGATCGAAAAATAAAAACAATGCGAACACCGCCGATTAA
- the tsaB gene encoding tRNA (adenosine(37)-N6)-threonylcarbamoyltransferase complex dimerization subunit type 1 TsaB yields the protein MALILCLETATTNCSVALSEDGILLALKEDNNNNYSHAEKLHVFIDEILKENNLSVADLDAIAVSKGPGSYTGLRIGVSTAKGLCFSLDIPLISIATLASLAAQVEMEKGFVIPMLDARRMEVYSAVFDKELHEIRETKAEVLDENSFVDYLEKNKTAFIGNGVEKFKAICTHSNAKFITGKLPSAREMCSLVEAKYKISDTEDVAYFEPYYLKDFIAG from the coding sequence TTGGCATTAATACTTTGCTTAGAAACCGCTACCACAAATTGCTCTGTTGCACTTTCAGAAGATGGTATTTTGTTGGCGCTTAAGGAGGATAACAACAATAATTATTCGCACGCCGAGAAGTTACACGTTTTTATAGATGAAATTCTAAAAGAAAATAACTTAAGTGTAGCAGATCTTGATGCTATTGCGGTAAGCAAAGGTCCGGGGTCTTACACCGGGTTAAGAATTGGGGTTTCTACTGCCAAAGGATTGTGTTTTTCGCTGGATATTCCGCTAATTTCTATCGCTACATTAGCTTCTTTAGCGGCGCAGGTGGAGATGGAAAAGGGCTTTGTGATCCCTATGTTAGATGCGCGTAGAATGGAAGTTTATTCGGCTGTTTTTGATAAAGAATTGCATGAAATAAGGGAAACTAAAGCTGAGGTTTTAGATGAAAATTCTTTCGTTGATTATCTTGAAAAGAATAAAACAGCATTTATAGGCAATGGCGTAGAGAAGTTTAAAGCTATTTGTACGCATTCCAACGCTAAATTTATTACAGGTAAATTGCCATCAGCCAGAGAAATGTGCAGTTTGGTAGAGGCTAAATACAAAATAAGCGACACCGAAGATGTCGCTTATTTTGAACCTTATTACTTAAAAGATTTTATTGCCGGTTAA
- a CDS encoding inorganic phosphate transporter: protein MQDVYLIILVLLFILAITDLVVGVSNDAINFLNSAVGSKAVSLRSILIIASLGVAVGAIFSSGLMEVARKGIFLPQEFYFEEIMIIFLAVMLTDVLLLDFFNSMGLPTSTTVSIMFELLGAAVSISLIKIFNTTNDISHLANFINVEKASEVIFGILLAIGIAFIAGAVVQYFSRLVLSFKYEKRLKYTGAIFGGVSLAAIFYFILINGLKSMAFVSNHFVENVNDNRIQIIIFSLLGFTILSKVLISFFKVNILKIIVIVGTFALALAFAGNDLVNFIGVPIAAWQSYEIWSASGVAASELLMSDLAGSVPTPEIILIFAGGVMVLTIWFSGKAQAVVDTGVKLSRQNEGSERFGATYLSRTIVRYSIIFGAAVSDVIPKNFRKKINSQFETPNTKTSGREIAPPAFDLVRASVNLVVASILISMGTNLQLPLSTTYVTFMVAMGTSLADRAWNQESAVYRVAGVLNVIGGWFVTAFVAFLGAAVFAAIIYFGGLIAIAILVCITAFFIVRNTLSHAKKAKAGKRQKRYKRTDIITINEITVESSVNISQVISGIRKRYTKTVDNLGYHDLGKLKKNNKKVGELEKEIDDLKGNIYYFIKSLDEDSVAASRFYIHLLDYLQEMVNSTRYITRNSFEHVNNNHKNLKFNQIRDLKKIDKKLQELFEEIKYTFDEHDFERLDDILAEKQQLLDMVSEMIEKQIKRIRTSESSPKNTKLYFGLLLESKDLISSTLNLIQLFREFYVEAKTTL from the coding sequence ATGCAGGATGTTTACCTAATTATTCTGGTACTCTTATTTATTCTGGCCATTACAGATTTGGTGGTTGGGGTGAGTAACGATGCCATTAATTTCCTGAATTCTGCTGTTGGTTCCAAAGCAGTTTCTCTGCGTTCTATCTTAATTATTGCGAGCCTTGGAGTTGCGGTAGGCGCCATATTTTCCAGCGGATTGATGGAAGTAGCCCGAAAAGGAATTTTTCTTCCGCAGGAATTTTACTTCGAAGAGATCATGATTATATTCCTGGCGGTAATGCTAACTGATGTTTTGTTGCTGGATTTCTTTAATTCCATGGGGTTGCCTACTTCTACTACTGTGTCTATTATGTTTGAATTACTGGGCGCAGCGGTAAGTATTTCCCTAATCAAGATTTTTAATACTACGAATGATATTTCGCATCTGGCCAATTTTATAAATGTTGAGAAGGCTTCTGAAGTTATTTTTGGCATCTTGCTGGCCATTGGCATTGCTTTTATAGCGGGCGCGGTGGTCCAGTATTTTTCGCGCCTGGTGCTTTCTTTTAAGTATGAAAAAAGGCTGAAGTATACCGGAGCTATTTTTGGCGGGGTTTCCCTTGCCGCAATCTTCTATTTTATACTTATTAACGGCCTGAAAAGTATGGCTTTTGTATCTAATCATTTTGTAGAAAATGTAAATGATAACCGCATACAAATCATTATTTTTAGCCTCCTTGGTTTTACCATTCTCTCTAAGGTTTTAATAAGTTTTTTTAAGGTTAATATTCTTAAAATTATTGTTATTGTAGGTACGTTTGCGCTGGCTCTCGCCTTTGCAGGAAACGATTTGGTGAACTTTATTGGGGTGCCTATTGCCGCCTGGCAATCTTACGAGATTTGGAGTGCTTCTGGAGTGGCGGCTTCTGAATTATTAATGAGCGATCTCGCCGGAAGTGTTCCCACACCCGAAATTATATTGATTTTTGCTGGAGGTGTTATGGTGCTTACCATTTGGTTTTCAGGAAAAGCTCAGGCTGTTGTTGATACCGGCGTAAAATTATCCAGGCAAAATGAAGGTTCAGAACGTTTTGGAGCTACCTATTTATCCCGAACCATAGTTAGATATTCAATTATTTTTGGTGCGGCGGTTTCAGATGTTATTCCTAAAAACTTTAGAAAAAAAATAAATAGCCAATTTGAAACTCCTAATACAAAAACTTCGGGAAGGGAAATTGCACCACCGGCATTCGATTTGGTGAGGGCTTCTGTGAATTTGGTAGTGGCCAGTATTTTAATTTCCATGGGAACTAATTTACAATTGCCTCTTTCTACTACCTACGTGACATTTATGGTGGCTATGGGTACGTCTTTGGCCGATAGGGCCTGGAACCAGGAAAGCGCTGTTTACAGGGTGGCCGGTGTTCTTAATGTTATTGGCGGCTGGTTCGTTACCGCTTTCGTAGCTTTTTTAGGCGCGGCAGTTTTTGCAGCGATAATCTATTTTGGAGGGCTAATCGCTATCGCTATCCTCGTTTGTATTACTGCCTTTTTTATTGTTAGAAACACGCTTTCACACGCTAAAAAAGCTAAGGCCGGTAAGCGCCAGAAAAGATACAAACGCACCGATATTATCACCATAAATGAAATTACTGTCGAGAGTTCGGTAAATATCTCGCAGGTGATTTCGGGGATTAGAAAGCGTTATACCAAAACCGTAGATAACCTGGGTTACCACGATCTTGGGAAACTAAAAAAGAACAATAAAAAGGTGGGTGAGCTTGAGAAAGAAATAGACGACCTAAAAGGAAATATCTATTACTTTATAAAGTCGCTAGATGAAGATTCAGTAGCAGCGAGTCGTTTTTATATTCATTTGCTGGATTATTTGCAGGAAATGGTAAATTCTACCCGATACATCACCAGGAACTCTTTTGAGCACGTTAATAACAATCATAAGAATCTGAAATTTAATCAAATTAGGGATCTGAAAAAGATTGATAAGAAACTGCAGGAATTATTTGAAGAGATAAAATACACTTTTGATGAGCACGACTTTGAGCGTCTAGACGATATTCTTGCTGAAAAGCAGCAATTGCTTGATATGGTTTCAGAAATGATAGAGAAACAAATTAAACGCATAAGGACTTCAGAAAGCAGTCCTAAAAACACCAAACTTTACTTTGGGCTTCTACTGGAATCTAAAGACCTTATTTCCTCTACGCTTAATCTAATTCAGTTATTCCGTGAATTTTATGTGGAAGCTAAAACCACGCTTTAG